The following proteins are encoded in a genomic region of Spirosoma sp. SC4-14:
- a CDS encoding RagB/SusD family nutrient uptake outer membrane protein: MKLTYLLKPILLAAVLLVTASGCSENYLNLSPPTTIPVAEYFKTQSDINAALNGAYGGLRGYYGTFYVMAEVPTDNTESNSRADSFIGDFDRYSWVVNNGTISDRWSSSYDIISRCNILIEKSEAVTMDAALKARYQAEAKFLRALMYFNLVRFFGDVPIVLTEIKTEAEAYTYNREPVTKVYAQIEKDLLEAATVLPVSYTGTDVGRATKGAAQALLGSMYLTSKQFDKAVTKLNEVISANTYKLLPVYEDVFRANNGNNAEIVFSVQYTRTGNKEGSNFSIDFAPTGAGSDIVTGGNPASLNQGTLDLFNAFEPGDLRKNVSIQQFTGGNMPYYTRKFLDQPPTANESDNDWPVIRYSDVLLMYAEALNETGNTTDALTPLNQVRSRAGLPAKTDLSQADFRLAVEQERRVELCFEGHRWFDLIRTGRLVPVITAYIAKYRTSGGYQVGNYQFNANKALYPIPFRETSLNPNLTQNPGY; this comes from the coding sequence ATGAAGCTTACATACTTGCTTAAGCCTATACTACTAGCAGCCGTTCTGCTAGTTACTGCCAGCGGCTGTAGTGAAAACTACCTCAATCTCAGTCCGCCGACGACCATTCCGGTGGCAGAATATTTCAAGACTCAATCTGATATCAATGCAGCCCTGAACGGAGCTTATGGTGGATTACGGGGCTACTATGGTACGTTTTATGTCATGGCCGAGGTGCCGACCGATAATACCGAATCCAACTCTAGGGCAGATTCTTTCATTGGTGATTTTGACCGATATAGCTGGGTCGTTAACAATGGAACCATCAGCGACCGCTGGTCATCTTCGTATGACATCATTTCACGTTGCAATATCCTGATTGAAAAGAGCGAAGCGGTAACGATGGACGCGGCCCTGAAAGCCCGCTACCAGGCCGAAGCGAAGTTTTTGCGGGCACTCATGTACTTTAACCTGGTTCGCTTTTTTGGGGATGTTCCGATTGTGCTGACGGAAATCAAAACCGAAGCCGAAGCGTATACCTACAACCGGGAACCGGTGACCAAGGTGTATGCACAGATTGAAAAAGACCTGCTTGAAGCAGCTACGGTGCTGCCGGTCAGTTATACCGGTACCGATGTGGGCCGGGCCACGAAAGGGGCGGCCCAGGCGCTGCTGGGCAGCATGTATCTGACCAGCAAGCAGTTCGATAAGGCTGTCACCAAGCTAAACGAGGTCATTTCGGCCAACACATATAAGTTACTCCCGGTGTATGAAGATGTATTCCGGGCCAACAATGGCAATAATGCCGAGATCGTTTTCTCGGTGCAGTACACCCGAACGGGCAACAAGGAAGGGAGTAACTTCTCCATCGACTTTGCTCCGACCGGAGCCGGTAGCGACATCGTAACCGGTGGCAACCCGGCGTCATTGAACCAGGGGACCCTGGATCTGTTCAACGCGTTTGAGCCGGGTGATTTACGGAAAAACGTCTCCATTCAGCAGTTTACGGGGGGCAACATGCCTTACTACACCCGTAAATTCCTGGATCAGCCACCGACCGCCAACGAAAGTGACAACGACTGGCCCGTAATCCGGTATTCCGACGTTCTGCTAATGTATGCCGAAGCCCTCAACGAAACCGGGAATACGACCGATGCCCTGACTCCGCTCAATCAGGTACGTAGCCGGGCGGGGTTGCCCGCTAAAACCGACCTGTCGCAGGCTGACTTCCGGCTGGCAGTGGAGCAGGAACGGCGTGTCGAACTCTGTTTTGAGGGCCATCGCTGGTTCGATTTAATCCGTACCGGCCGACTGGTACCGGTCATAACGGCCTATATCGCCAAATACCGCACATCAGGGGGATACCAGGTGGGTAACTACCAGTTTAACGCCAACAAAGCGTTGTACCCTATTCCTTTCCGGGAAACTAGTCTCAATCCTAATTTAACCCAAAATCCGGGGTATTAA
- a CDS encoding TonB-dependent receptor — protein sequence MSKFLKHETIVFVMKVSLLQFLLTCFLLNASLAADAQEVLEQRVTIRLENTPVRQVLSALEKTAHVKFVYSREMIRTDQKVTVNAADERLGTLLTQFLTPLRISYIVTGNQVALVRSSLTSDDRPSSTNAVTSSVVETTDQTITGTVTDEKGEPLPGVSVLVKAAGSSVRQRGTTSDGQGKFTISIPDGSATLVFSYVGYLAKEVTVGNQTIVNVTLTVDDKTLNEVVVVGYGEQGKKELTTSIAKVSGKDINRLPVSTPGEALAGLAAGVQVQSGRGGSPGDAPTIRIRGAGSLGAGNDPLYVVDGYPLQNAAQFTRMSPTDIESIEILKDAASAAIYGSRAANGVVIVTTKRGKAGVTRFNFNAYTGIQKVSRKIDVMNKQQYLAYSKEAARVRNERYPDIFDRPDELADTDWQDVIFRTAPISQVDLTASGGSDKTRFSLSGSYLNQKGTLIGTDYQLATFRANVDADLSSKLKVGVNFAPSYVKQNVRPAAGTYQSTTDNAIAGVNLPSPIYSALVMPPIIPVRFANGNYGQANGDPAFLQYGFLNGIANLYNPLAVLDQLKNQANSYRVLSNAFLEWEPLKNLKFRTQGGVSLEITSRDTYIPPTLSYDGAPTASLTSPNFNGIASESTNNRTIDYLWENTLNYTRRLASGHNFSGLLLYSIQKSTSFNTSVRGKTGTYTTDLVQNPTASADRLGNLSYALNAFMSMAARINYDYKSKYLFSAAIRRDGSSRFGPNNRFGTFPSVSVGWRIAEEPFMSRQNLVSELKVRASYGQTGNANIGDFSWLSGIGPTNYSFGNQRVFGTQQNGYANPNLTWEKNQQVDLGLEAGFWQDRIYLTVDAYNKITDGMLFSKDLPAVVGYASNFQTNIGKLRNRGLEVALSTRNTNRGSAVSWTTDFNIAFNRSKVLDLGGRQSLNTNDATGGWPNGYRIVVGQPLGNMYGFIIDGVFKTADELASSPKWVGGSQVGDLKPRDVNGDGIVNESDRTVLGNGLPKFTFGFTNRVNYKNFDLSIIVQGTQGNSIINGNARHSEAVSGKFNAITAVYNNYFLASDPTRDVKYPRNNPSGITLQNQLTSYVVYDGSFLRVRNVTLGYTLPSVLLKRIKLQSARVYVSGQNLLTFTKYPGFNPEPSQYGDSAYQPGSDQGTYPANRTLTAGLNIGF from the coding sequence ATGTCTAAATTTCTAAAACACGAAACCATTGTTTTTGTTATGAAGGTTTCGCTTCTCCAATTCCTATTGACCTGTTTTTTGCTCAATGCCTCACTGGCTGCCGATGCGCAGGAAGTGTTGGAGCAACGGGTAACGATCCGGCTGGAAAACACTCCTGTCAGACAGGTACTTTCTGCACTGGAAAAAACAGCACACGTTAAGTTTGTATACAGTCGGGAGATGATTCGTACGGATCAGAAAGTCACGGTTAACGCGGCCGATGAGCGGCTGGGTACGCTACTGACTCAATTTCTGACACCCCTTCGAATCAGTTACATAGTTACGGGCAATCAGGTAGCCCTCGTTCGTAGTTCGCTTACATCCGATGATAGACCTTCCAGCACAAATGCTGTAACATCGTCAGTGGTCGAAACTACAGACCAGACTATTACCGGCACCGTTACTGATGAAAAAGGAGAGCCCCTGCCCGGGGTAAGCGTTCTGGTCAAAGCGGCCGGGTCGTCGGTTCGGCAGCGGGGTACGACCAGCGATGGTCAGGGCAAGTTTACCATCAGTATACCGGATGGTTCGGCCACCCTGGTGTTCAGCTACGTGGGCTACTTAGCCAAGGAAGTGACGGTGGGAAATCAAACCATTGTGAACGTTACCCTGACTGTCGATGATAAAACGCTGAATGAAGTGGTAGTGGTGGGGTATGGCGAGCAGGGAAAGAAAGAACTGACAACGTCCATTGCCAAAGTGTCTGGCAAGGATATCAACCGATTGCCGGTATCGACACCCGGCGAAGCACTGGCCGGACTGGCGGCAGGTGTACAGGTGCAGTCAGGGCGGGGAGGCTCACCGGGCGATGCTCCTACCATCCGCATCCGGGGAGCTGGTTCGCTGGGAGCGGGCAATGATCCATTGTACGTGGTAGATGGCTATCCATTGCAAAATGCCGCCCAGTTTACCCGCATGAGCCCAACCGATATCGAATCGATTGAAATCTTAAAGGATGCCGCATCGGCGGCCATATATGGCTCCCGGGCGGCCAACGGCGTAGTGATCGTCACGACCAAACGCGGAAAAGCGGGTGTTACCCGTTTTAACTTCAACGCCTATACAGGTATACAGAAGGTGTCTCGAAAAATTGACGTCATGAATAAACAGCAATACCTGGCGTATTCGAAGGAAGCGGCCAGGGTTCGCAATGAACGCTACCCTGACATTTTTGACCGCCCCGACGAACTGGCGGATACCGACTGGCAGGACGTAATCTTCCGGACGGCTCCCATCTCTCAAGTAGACCTGACGGCGTCAGGGGGTTCGGACAAAACGCGATTTTCCCTTTCGGGTAGCTACCTAAATCAGAAAGGAACGCTTATTGGTACCGACTATCAGTTGGCCACGTTCCGGGCCAATGTCGACGCCGATTTAAGCTCCAAGTTGAAAGTAGGCGTAAATTTTGCGCCTTCGTACGTGAAGCAGAACGTTCGTCCGGCCGCGGGAACCTACCAGTCAACGACAGATAATGCCATTGCCGGGGTAAATTTGCCTAGTCCGATCTATTCGGCCCTGGTGATGCCGCCCATTATTCCGGTTCGATTTGCGAACGGCAATTACGGACAGGCCAATGGCGACCCTGCTTTTCTTCAGTACGGGTTTCTAAACGGTATCGCCAACTTGTACAACCCATTGGCGGTACTTGACCAATTAAAAAACCAGGCCAACAGTTACCGGGTGCTGAGCAATGCATTTCTGGAATGGGAGCCTCTTAAAAACCTGAAGTTCCGCACGCAGGGCGGTGTTTCACTTGAAATTACATCTCGTGACACGTACATCCCGCCGACCCTATCCTACGATGGCGCACCAACAGCAAGTTTAACGTCTCCAAACTTCAACGGTATTGCCAGCGAATCAACAAACAACCGGACCATTGACTACCTGTGGGAGAATACGCTGAACTATACCCGGCGGCTCGCTTCCGGACACAACTTTTCAGGGCTCCTGCTGTATTCCATTCAGAAGTCTACGTCCTTCAATACGTCAGTTAGAGGAAAAACCGGCACATACACTACAGACCTGGTGCAGAACCCAACGGCCTCGGCAGACCGGTTAGGCAACCTGAGTTATGCGCTCAATGCGTTCATGTCGATGGCTGCCCGGATCAACTACGATTATAAAAGTAAGTACCTCTTTTCAGCGGCTATTCGTCGCGACGGATCCTCCCGCTTTGGGCCAAACAATCGATTTGGTACGTTTCCGTCGGTTTCGGTGGGCTGGCGGATTGCCGAAGAGCCTTTTATGAGCCGGCAGAATCTGGTTAGTGAATTAAAAGTTCGGGCCAGTTACGGTCAAACCGGTAACGCGAACATCGGCGATTTCAGCTGGCTGAGCGGGATTGGGCCCACCAACTACAGTTTTGGTAACCAGCGCGTTTTCGGGACGCAGCAGAATGGCTACGCAAACCCGAACCTAACCTGGGAAAAAAACCAGCAGGTCGATCTGGGCCTGGAGGCTGGTTTCTGGCAAGACCGGATCTACCTGACCGTAGACGCCTATAATAAAATTACAGATGGGATGCTGTTCTCCAAAGATCTGCCTGCCGTGGTAGGCTACGCCAGCAACTTTCAAACCAATATTGGAAAACTCCGAAACCGGGGACTTGAGGTAGCTTTGTCGACCCGAAATACCAACCGGGGCAGTGCTGTAAGCTGGACTACCGATTTCAATATTGCCTTCAACCGTTCCAAAGTACTCGATTTGGGGGGACGCCAGTCACTCAACACCAATGATGCTACTGGGGGCTGGCCGAATGGCTATCGGATTGTAGTAGGGCAACCACTTGGTAATATGTACGGATTCATCATTGACGGGGTGTTTAAAACCGCTGATGAACTAGCATCCAGTCCTAAATGGGTGGGCGGATCGCAGGTCGGGGACCTCAAACCTAGGGATGTCAATGGTGACGGCATCGTTAATGAGTCAGACCGGACCGTGCTTGGTAATGGGTTGCCTAAGTTTACCTTTGGCTTCACCAACCGAGTGAACTACAAGAATTTTGACCTAAGCATCATCGTTCAGGGTACGCAGGGAAATAGTATTATCAATGGAAACGCCCGGCATAGCGAAGCGGTCAGTGGTAAATTTAACGCCATCACCGCCGTTTATAACAATTACTTTTTGGCCAGCGATCCGACACGCGATGTCAAGTATCCGCGTAATAACCCTTCCGGCATTACGCTGCAAAATCAGCTGACCTCCTACGTGGTATACGACGGGTCGTTCCTGCGCGTACGAAACGTGACGCTGGGATATACGTTGCCAAGCGTTTTGCTCAAGCGAATTAAACTACAGTCGGCCAGGGTATATGTGAGTGGTCAGAACCTGTTGACCTTTACTAAATATCCGGGCTTTAACCCAGAACCCAGTCAGTACGGTGATTCGGCATATCAGCCAGGCTCTGACCAGGGCACCTATCCCGCCAACCGTACCCTTACCGCAGGACTAAATATTGGTTTTTAA
- a CDS encoding FecR domain-containing protein, whose amino-acid sequence MKDYEKFRAEDLLIDPWFLAWVKHGQPEAQEFWDRWQQQHPDQRATILLAKDMAEALKNRPSSVTDKQVQAEVAQIMRLTRRSPESLTVTRIWRIWQRPVWQLAAAVVVILGIGGLLWKETSHRPEVAGRQPVSRSSPAPATGWVNQVNGTSQPVPITLPDGSHMRLAPNSQASYPQIFGKSKREVHLKGEAVFAVVHDSSRPFLVMSGPLITRVLGTRFRVRALPGDARITVSVQSGKVSVYNQQDLARSHPRHVRHVPGVVLTANQQVVYESDYAAYQKELVVQPSLITPNESRDQFTFQDTPVSSVFKQLEKGYGIPIIYDSSLFRQCTVTAKLSGVPFYDQLKLICASIGSTFEVVEAQIIVTGKGCQ is encoded by the coding sequence ATGAAAGACTACGAAAAATTCCGGGCTGAAGATCTGCTGATAGACCCTTGGTTTCTGGCATGGGTTAAGCACGGTCAGCCAGAAGCCCAAGAGTTCTGGGACCGCTGGCAGCAGCAGCATCCGGATCAGCGGGCTACTATACTACTGGCAAAAGATATGGCCGAAGCGCTTAAAAATCGGCCGAGTAGCGTGACAGATAAACAGGTTCAGGCTGAGGTTGCCCAAATTATGCGTCTAACCCGTCGCTCACCTGAATCACTCACAGTCACTCGAATCTGGCGGATATGGCAACGGCCGGTCTGGCAGCTTGCGGCTGCTGTCGTTGTTATCCTGGGAATCGGCGGTCTGCTCTGGAAAGAAACCAGCCACCGTCCGGAGGTAGCCGGTCGGCAACCGGTTAGTCGGTCCAGCCCCGCCCCAGCGACTGGCTGGGTCAATCAGGTAAATGGTACCTCTCAACCCGTACCCATCACCCTGCCCGACGGGAGCCACATGAGGTTAGCACCGAATAGCCAGGCCAGTTATCCACAAATATTCGGGAAGTCCAAGCGGGAAGTGCACCTAAAAGGGGAGGCCGTTTTTGCTGTTGTGCATGATAGTAGCCGCCCTTTTCTAGTCATGAGCGGACCATTAATCACGAGAGTACTGGGGACCAGGTTTCGGGTACGGGCCTTACCGGGCGACGCCCGCATTACGGTTAGTGTACAAAGTGGCAAGGTATCGGTATATAACCAGCAGGATTTAGCTCGCTCACATCCTCGACACGTTCGACATGTACCAGGGGTAGTACTAACTGCCAATCAGCAGGTGGTGTATGAGTCCGACTATGCCGCGTATCAGAAAGAACTGGTCGTTCAGCCGAGTCTGATTACCCCTAATGAATCTCGGGACCAGTTTACGTTTCAGGATACCCCAGTATCGAGTGTATTCAAGCAGCTTGAAAAAGGGTATGGCATCCCGATCATCTATGACTCTTCGCTCTTTCGCCAGTGCACGGTCACGGCCAAACTGTCCGGTGTACCCTTTTATGATCAGCTTAAACTAATCTGCGCGTCCATTGGGTCAACCTTTGAGGTTGTTGAAGCCCAAATTATCGTGACTGGAAAAGGATGCCAGTAA
- a CDS encoding sigma-70 family RNA polymerase sigma factor, whose protein sequence is MLKSDVSSTPNVYAQHDTEAQLWLRFRQGSPAAFEQLTTYFYKDLHFYGSRFTRDTDLLKDCLQDLFVDLWVYRQKVMETNYIRPYLYKALRRKIYREVLRQANQSSDETLPFDEAFHSDPAAEYNLIQTELSEYQTVRLNKLLERLSDRQREAIHLKFYAELSNEEIADILQVNKQSVANLLHRGLSRLRDDWPSLLALLGIWLTNRF, encoded by the coding sequence ATGCTTAAGTCAGATGTTAGCAGTACTCCGAACGTGTATGCGCAGCATGACACGGAAGCTCAGCTTTGGCTACGGTTCAGGCAGGGGAGCCCAGCTGCGTTTGAGCAATTAACTACTTATTTTTATAAGGATCTGCACTTCTATGGAAGCCGCTTTACCCGTGATACCGATTTACTCAAAGACTGCTTGCAGGATTTATTTGTCGATCTATGGGTATACCGGCAGAAGGTTATGGAAACAAACTACATCCGACCGTATCTGTACAAAGCCCTCCGCCGAAAGATTTACCGTGAGGTGTTACGGCAGGCCAATCAGTCATCAGACGAAACGCTGCCTTTTGATGAAGCCTTTCATAGTGACCCCGCGGCCGAATACAATTTGATACAAACCGAATTGTCCGAATATCAAACGGTTAGGCTCAATAAACTACTGGAACGCCTGTCAGACCGGCAACGAGAAGCCATTCACCTCAAATTTTACGCGGAACTGAGTAATGAAGAAATTGCTGACATTTTACAGGTGAATAAGCAGTCAGTTGCCAATCTCCTACACCGGGGCCTTAGCCGATTACGAGACGACTGGCCTTCTTTATTGGCCCTGCTGGGCATTTGGCTAACGAATCGGTTTTGA
- the ppk1 gene encoding polyphosphate kinase 1: MNGTIFTYVNRDLSWLSFNQRVLQEAANPAVPLYERIRFLAIFSANLDEFFRVRMSALLELDPLRTSENDEAEPGLLPEVQMIVNRCQNEFGRLLQEQLLPALQQNGIHLYYGEPLLPEHKVTISEYFHSRVLTFLQPLRPETGKPLTFSDNALFLAVSMAGLPNQQPYGLVNIPHENLPRFLTIPGADGQYHLLFLDDIIRQHLGAVFPGRTVTGCYSVKVNRNADVSIADEFAGEMDENIAWMLDQRQAGHTIRFLYDAAMPDDLLEWLTAGFSIPPTALFAGGRYHNLSSLAGLPNPVGATLHYPPQSPLPITALQGESSIFDCLDQQDYLVHPPYQSYNPVLRFFNEAAIDPDVQAIFVTLYRIASDSFIANALISAARNGKQVTVFVELKARFDEENNLRWSKRLKAAGVRLVYSIPALKVHAKTALVKRQRGWQNQRYGLLATGNFNESTARFYTDHVLMTSHVGMTQDLDLLFAYLQSRDQPASYRFIRFEHLLVSQFNLMPRFLALIDREIANRRAGLPAQITIKLNNLQEKTMIDKLYEASQAGVSINLLVRAICTLIPGVPGQSETIRVRRIVDRYLEHGRIFVFHNNGQPETYLGSADWMNRNLYRRIEVCFPVYDPVLRHQISVLLEASLADNTQATELLASQQWKPVDSQGQLIRSQQAIYTYLKS; this comes from the coding sequence ATGAACGGCACCATCTTCACCTACGTGAACCGCGACCTAAGCTGGCTTAGTTTCAACCAGCGGGTGCTACAAGAAGCTGCTAACCCGGCCGTACCGCTCTACGAACGCATCCGGTTTCTGGCTATTTTTTCGGCTAATTTAGATGAATTCTTCCGGGTTAGAATGTCGGCTCTGCTGGAGCTTGACCCGCTGCGTACCAGTGAAAACGATGAGGCTGAACCAGGTCTGTTGCCTGAAGTACAGATGATAGTTAACCGTTGTCAGAACGAGTTTGGGCGATTACTGCAAGAGCAGTTGTTGCCCGCCCTGCAACAAAACGGAATTCACCTGTATTACGGTGAACCCCTATTGCCTGAACATAAAGTAACTATTTCTGAATATTTTCACAGCCGGGTGCTGACGTTTCTGCAACCCCTTCGACCTGAAACTGGCAAACCCCTAACTTTTTCCGACAACGCCCTGTTCTTGGCCGTATCGATGGCCGGATTACCGAACCAGCAACCCTATGGACTGGTCAATATTCCGCATGAAAACCTGCCCCGCTTCCTGACGATACCCGGAGCAGATGGCCAGTATCACCTACTGTTTCTGGACGACATAATCCGGCAGCATCTCGGTGCTGTTTTTCCGGGCAGAACCGTGACCGGCTGCTACAGTGTTAAAGTCAACCGCAACGCCGACGTGAGCATTGCCGATGAGTTTGCGGGTGAGATGGATGAAAACATCGCCTGGATGCTCGACCAGCGACAGGCGGGGCACACCATCCGGTTTCTCTATGACGCAGCCATGCCCGATGACTTGCTCGAGTGGCTCACGGCTGGATTTTCGATACCGCCAACAGCCCTTTTTGCCGGCGGTCGTTATCACAATCTGAGCAGTTTAGCTGGTTTGCCAAATCCCGTTGGAGCCACCCTGCACTATCCGCCCCAATCCCCACTGCCGATCACCGCTCTACAAGGTGAATCATCCATTTTTGACTGTCTCGACCAACAAGATTACCTGGTACACCCTCCCTATCAGTCCTACAATCCTGTTTTGCGATTTTTCAATGAAGCCGCTATCGACCCTGACGTACAGGCTATATTTGTCACTCTTTACCGAATTGCCTCAGATTCGTTCATAGCGAACGCCCTCATCAGTGCGGCCCGTAACGGCAAACAGGTAACGGTATTCGTCGAGTTAAAGGCCCGTTTCGACGAAGAGAACAACCTGCGGTGGAGTAAACGGCTTAAAGCCGCCGGGGTACGGCTCGTATATAGCATTCCGGCCCTGAAGGTACACGCCAAGACGGCTTTGGTAAAGCGCCAGCGGGGTTGGCAAAATCAACGGTACGGACTGTTGGCAACAGGTAATTTTAACGAAAGCACTGCCCGGTTCTATACTGATCATGTGCTAATGACCAGCCACGTCGGCATGACGCAGGATTTAGACCTGCTGTTTGCTTACCTCCAAAGCCGCGATCAGCCAGCCAGTTACCGGTTCATTCGATTTGAGCATCTGCTCGTTTCGCAGTTCAACCTGATGCCGCGTTTTCTTGCCCTAATTGATCGGGAAATCGCTAACCGCCGGGCGGGGCTACCGGCTCAAATCACGATCAAGCTTAATAATCTCCAGGAGAAAACAATGATTGACAAACTCTATGAAGCCAGTCAGGCGGGTGTTTCTATTAACCTGCTTGTGCGAGCTATCTGCACGCTAATACCGGGCGTGCCGGGTCAGAGTGAAACCATCCGGGTCAGGCGCATTGTGGACCGGTATCTGGAACACGGTCGCATTTTTGTATTCCATAACAACGGCCAACCCGAAACCTACCTTGGGTCGGCCGACTGGATGAATCGGAATCTGTACCGACGAATAGAAGTCTGTTTTCCAGTTTATGATCCAGTATTACGACATCAGATTAGTGTCTTGCTCGAAGCGTCCCTAGCCGACAATACTCAGGCCACAGAGCTACTAGCCAGCCAACAATGGAAACCAGTTGATAGCCAAGGACAACTTATTCGCTCACAACAGGCAATCTACACTTACTTAAAGTCATAA
- a CDS encoding Pycsar system effector family protein, with protein sequence MNILLQGVEAYVTRFFAEHSRPELVYHNLIHTQEVVKATEQLSHHYQLSEMDHMAVITAAWFHDVGYLIGPSDGHEGASIDVATTFLSESGIPALIVGRVRDCILATKMPQSPTNLLEEILCDADLFHLGADDYRDKQKRLRKEKENLSGVDIRGRDWREQNIVLLTRHRYFTDYAQVLLQKGQAKNLQTLREKQAEKNENVLAEEGPISILPPLTDHQPEPVNKKSKKKDKENRPERGIETMFRTTSTNQLRLSEIADSKANIMISVNAIMVSVIVSVIPTRIEHNHDLILPTGLFLITSLLTIILAILSTRPNVTQGTFTREDIERKQGNLLFFGNFHQMSLADYEWGIGELMNDTGYLYRTMTRDIYFLGRVLNKKFNLLRLAYNTFMIGFVMSVLAFLIVFFFFSK encoded by the coding sequence ATGAACATACTTTTGCAGGGCGTTGAAGCCTACGTCACCCGTTTTTTTGCCGAGCATTCCCGGCCTGAATTAGTCTATCATAATCTGATACACACGCAGGAGGTCGTCAAAGCCACCGAGCAACTGTCCCACCACTATCAACTTTCCGAAATGGATCACATGGCGGTCATTACAGCAGCCTGGTTCCACGATGTGGGTTATCTTATCGGCCCTTCTGATGGTCATGAAGGAGCTAGTATTGATGTTGCTACTACCTTTTTAAGCGAATCCGGTATACCAGCCCTAATTGTCGGACGAGTTAGGGACTGCATCCTCGCCACGAAAATGCCCCAGTCACCTACCAATCTCCTTGAAGAGATTCTGTGCGATGCCGACCTGTTTCACTTGGGGGCCGACGACTACCGCGACAAACAGAAACGATTACGTAAAGAGAAGGAGAATCTCTCCGGGGTGGACATACGTGGGCGCGACTGGCGTGAACAGAACATTGTTCTACTAACACGGCACCGCTATTTTACCGACTATGCCCAGGTCCTACTTCAGAAAGGACAAGCTAAAAATCTGCAAACGTTGCGTGAAAAACAGGCCGAAAAAAATGAAAATGTACTGGCGGAAGAAGGGCCAATCTCCATTTTGCCCCCCTTAACAGACCACCAACCGGAACCGGTTAACAAAAAAAGCAAAAAGAAGGATAAAGAGAATCGGCCCGAACGGGGCATTGAAACAATGTTTCGAACCACCTCCACAAATCAACTTAGGTTAAGTGAGATTGCTGACAGCAAAGCCAATATCATGATTTCTGTTAACGCTATCATGGTGTCGGTCATCGTGTCGGTAATCCCCACCCGAATAGAGCATAATCACGACTTGATTTTACCAACAGGTCTGTTTTTAATTACTTCACTGCTGACAATCATTCTTGCCATTCTGTCCACACGCCCGAACGTTACTCAAGGTACATTTACTCGCGAAGACATTGAACGAAAGCAGGGAAACCTGCTATTTTTCGGCAATTTTCACCAAATGAGTCTGGCCGATTACGAGTGGGGTATTGGCGAACTCATGAACGATACCGGTTATCTCTACCGCACCATGACCCGCGACATTTATTTTCTGGGAAGAGTACTGAACAAAAAATTCAACCTGTTACGGTTAGCGTACAATACGTTCATGATAGGGTTTGTGATGTCGGTGCTGGCGTTTCTAATCGTGTTCTTTTTCTTCAGCAAATGA